From Dendropsophus ebraccatus isolate aDenEbr1 chromosome 2, aDenEbr1.pat, whole genome shotgun sequence, a single genomic window includes:
- the ZNF706 gene encoding zinc finger protein 706, with product MARGHQKIQSQQKNAKKQAEQKKKQGHDQKAAAKAALVYTCSVCRTQMPDPKTFKQHFESKHPKVPLPPELVGVEA from the exons ATGGCTCGAGGACATCAGAAGATCCAGTCGCAACAGAAAAACGCCAAGAAGCAAGCAGAACAGAAGAAGAAACAAGGGCACGATCAGAAAGCCGCTGCTAAAGCCGCTCTAGTATACACCTGCTCTGTCTGTCGG ACACAAATGCCAGATCCCAAAACCTTCAAGCAGCACTTTGAGAGCAAACATCCGAAGGTTCCTCTGCCCCCAGAGCTGGTTGGCGTAGAGG